One genomic segment of Vibrio quintilis includes these proteins:
- the crp gene encoding cAMP-activated global transcriptional regulator CRP, whose translation MVLGKPQTDPTLEWFLSHCHIHKYPSKSTLIHAGEKAETLYYIVKGSVAVLIKDEEGKEMILSYLNQGDFIGELGLFEEGQERTAWVRAKSPCEVAEISFKKFRQLIQVNPDILMRLAGQMASRLQVTSQKVGDLAFLDVTGRIAQTLLNLAKQPDAMTHPDGMQIKITRQEIGQIVGCSRETVGRILKMLEEQNLISAHGKTIVVYGTR comes from the coding sequence ATGGTTCTAGGTAAACCTCAAACCGATCCAACTTTAGAGTGGTTTCTTTCACATTGTCATATTCATAAGTACCCATCAAAGAGTACGCTCATCCATGCTGGTGAAAAAGCAGAGACGCTTTACTATATCGTAAAAGGTTCTGTTGCAGTTCTCATTAAAGATGAAGAAGGGAAAGAAATGATTCTTTCCTATCTGAATCAGGGAGACTTCATTGGTGAACTTGGTTTATTTGAAGAAGGTCAGGAACGTACAGCCTGGGTTCGGGCGAAGTCCCCATGTGAAGTTGCTGAGATTTCATTTAAGAAATTCCGTCAGCTGATTCAGGTCAATCCGGACATCCTGATGCGTCTGGCCGGACAAATGGCAAGCCGTCTTCAGGTGACAAGTCAGAAAGTCGGTGATCTGGCATTCCTTGATGTGACGGGCCGTATTGCACAAACACTACTCAACCTTGCAAAACAACCAGATGCAATGACTCACCCTGATGGCATGCAAATAAAAATAACACGTCAGGAAATCGGTCAAATTGTAGGTTGTTCACGTGAAACGGTTGGTCGTATTTTAAAAATGCTAGAAGAGCAGAATCTAATTTCAGCACATGGTAAAACCATTGTGGTTTACGGCACACGCTAA
- a CDS encoding phosphoribulokinase, giving the protein MSAKHPIIAVTGSSGAGTTTTSEAFRKMFNMMKIKSAWVEGDSFHRFTRPEMDVEIRKAREQGRHISYFGPQANDFSALEEFFREYGRSGTGKIRRYLHTFDEAVPYNQTPGTFTPWQELPDDTNVLFYEGLHGGVVDGEINVSQHVDFLIGMVPIVNLEWIQKFVRDTRDRGHSKEAVMDSIVRSMDDYLNYITPQFSRTHINFQRVPTVDTSNPLSAKGIPSLDESFVVIRLRGIKNVDFPYLLAMIDGSFMSRHNTIVVPGGKMSFAMELIVRPILQKLIETGKIG; this is encoded by the coding sequence ATGTCAGCAAAACATCCAATTATTGCGGTCACCGGCTCTTCAGGAGCAGGAACGACGACAACATCAGAAGCATTTCGCAAAATGTTTAATATGATGAAGATTAAATCAGCCTGGGTGGAAGGTGATAGTTTTCACCGGTTTACCCGCCCGGAAATGGATGTAGAGATTCGTAAGGCCAGAGAACAGGGACGGCACATCAGTTACTTTGGTCCTCAGGCCAATGATTTTTCTGCCCTGGAAGAATTCTTCCGGGAATATGGCCGTTCAGGCACGGGAAAGATTCGTCGATATCTGCATACATTTGATGAAGCCGTTCCATATAATCAGACTCCCGGGACATTCACGCCCTGGCAGGAGCTGCCCGATGATACCAACGTATTATTCTATGAAGGGCTACACGGCGGTGTCGTTGATGGCGAAATCAACGTATCACAGCATGTTGATTTTCTTATTGGCATGGTACCCATAGTGAACCTGGAATGGATTCAGAAATTTGTTCGCGATACCAGAGATCGGGGGCACTCGAAAGAAGCCGTGATGGACTCGATTGTCCGTTCAATGGATGATTATCTGAATTATATTACACCTCAGTTTTCCCGGACACATATCAACTTTCAACGCGTTCCGACTGTCGATACATCAAACCCGCTGAGCGCAAAAGGCATCCCCAGCCTCGACGAAAGCTTTGTCGTAATCCGGCTGCGGGGAATTAAAAATGTCGATTTCCCCTATTTACTCGCCATGATTGATGGCTCGTTCATGTCCCGGCATAACACCATTGTTGTACCGGGCGGAAAGATGAGTTTTGCCATGGAGTTAATTGTCCGGCCAATTCTGCAAAAATTAATCGAAACAGGAAAAATTGGTTAA
- a CDS encoding DUF1338 domain-containing protein — MTPEILFEAMWQDYITRLCPSACRVHQLLQENEPLVNDHIALRTFNLDPVRMSTLAKPFLEMGYEEKGHYHFESKKLNAKHFEHPDPKQPKVFISELETEHCPVPLQKIIKSLVAHIKPEMVSDASFLYGGRLWPVSLEQYHILSEESEYAAWVAAHGYGANHFTVSVNQLNQFRHIAEVNRYLNDNGFSLNTAGGEIKGSPAVFLEQSSTMADKVAVEFTDAELLIPGGFYEFAKRYPMNNGVLYPGFVAASADKIFESTNNIH; from the coding sequence ATGACACCGGAGATATTGTTTGAAGCCATGTGGCAAGATTATATTACCAGGCTATGTCCTTCAGCTTGTCGGGTTCACCAGTTATTGCAGGAAAATGAGCCATTGGTGAATGATCATATTGCACTGCGAACATTTAATTTAGATCCTGTACGAATGAGTACACTGGCAAAACCATTTCTTGAAATGGGGTATGAAGAAAAAGGTCATTATCATTTTGAGTCAAAAAAACTGAACGCAAAACATTTTGAACATCCGGATCCAAAGCAACCTAAGGTTTTTATCAGCGAGCTGGAAACAGAACATTGTCCGGTGCCTCTGCAAAAAATAATCAAGAGTCTGGTCGCTCATATCAAACCTGAGATGGTATCTGATGCTTCTTTTTTATATGGCGGGCGTTTGTGGCCTGTTTCGCTGGAGCAGTACCATATATTGTCGGAAGAAAGTGAGTATGCAGCCTGGGTTGCAGCTCATGGATACGGTGCGAACCATTTCACTGTAAGTGTGAATCAGCTGAATCAGTTCAGGCATATAGCCGAAGTGAATCGCTATTTAAATGACAATGGTTTCTCACTGAATACTGCCGGCGGGGAAATTAAAGGTTCACCGGCGGTCTTTCTGGAACAGTCGTCGACAATGGCAGATAAAGTCGCAGTCGAGTTTACAGACGCTGAGTTATTGATACCGGGTGGTTTTTACGAATTTGCTAAACGTTACCCTATGAATAATGGTGTGTTGTATCCGGGATTTGTAGCAGCATCTGCAGATAAGATATTTGAAAGTACGAATAACATACACTAA
- the kefB gene encoding glutathione-regulated potassium-efflux system protein KefB, which produces MAAFNTEFLQSSAVFLSAAAIAVPIAQRAGLGSVLGYLLAGIAIGPWGMGLIRDVDAILHFAEFGVVMLLFLIGLELNPAKLWRMKAPILGLGGAQVVVTSAILAGLIHLSGIAWQASLVIGMGLALSSTAIALRVIEEQKLDKSETGQSGFAVLLFQDIAVIPMLAVLPVLAGNSAGEWIDVMWMLSGMLGLLIGGRLLLSPLFRFIVMSRVRELFTVAALLLVIGIALIMQKLGLSMALGTFLAGVLLAESEFRHELEVSIEPFKGLLLGLFFIAVGMAVDLGLLFEQPLTIIAAVVALVSIKGFILYLLARLFGTRAKARSSMAAILSQGGEFAFVIFTAAETKGILQPELTSFLLVVVSLSMVTTPLLLLVQKKWFERRLNVGNDEPVEDVENHDPRVIIAGFGRFGQIVGRLMYANKIKVTILESDASQIKVLRKYGYQVFYGDASNLELLRAAGADTAEAIVICTDVPDEVMKIVSLCQQFFPNLRILARARSRIEAYQLLNHGIENYSRETFLGALDLGRQVLVELGVHPYQAKRAESHFRKLDNVMLKELLPLHNEDQQLSIRAREARKDLEEIFGREMDRDRQARDFWEKEQD; this is translated from the coding sequence ATGGCAGCATTTAACACGGAATTTTTACAAAGCAGCGCTGTTTTTTTGTCTGCTGCCGCCATTGCTGTACCTATTGCGCAGCGTGCCGGGCTTGGGTCTGTCCTTGGCTATCTTTTGGCTGGTATTGCTATTGGCCCCTGGGGGATGGGTTTGATTCGTGATGTGGACGCGATTTTGCATTTTGCTGAATTTGGCGTTGTCATGCTGTTGTTTCTTATTGGACTGGAGCTTAATCCGGCTAAATTATGGCGGATGAAGGCGCCTATTCTTGGGTTGGGCGGTGCTCAGGTCGTTGTAACCAGTGCAATATTGGCGGGTCTGATTCATTTATCCGGTATCGCATGGCAGGCGAGTCTGGTGATTGGTATGGGGTTGGCGTTATCCTCGACGGCAATTGCTTTACGTGTCATTGAAGAGCAAAAACTGGACAAAAGTGAAACCGGACAATCCGGATTTGCTGTACTGTTGTTTCAGGATATTGCTGTGATTCCTATGCTTGCAGTATTACCGGTACTTGCGGGGAATTCCGCCGGAGAGTGGATTGATGTGATGTGGATGCTCAGTGGCATGCTTGGGCTTCTGATTGGCGGGCGGTTACTGCTGAGCCCGTTATTCCGCTTTATCGTGATGAGCCGGGTCAGAGAACTGTTCACTGTAGCCGCGCTGTTGTTAGTGATTGGGATTGCCCTGATCATGCAAAAACTTGGTTTATCTATGGCTCTTGGGACGTTCCTGGCCGGGGTACTTTTAGCTGAAAGTGAATTTCGTCATGAGTTAGAAGTTTCGATAGAACCTTTTAAAGGGTTGTTATTAGGTCTGTTTTTTATTGCTGTCGGCATGGCCGTTGACCTCGGCTTGCTGTTTGAACAGCCGCTGACCATTATTGCCGCTGTAGTGGCATTGGTGTCGATAAAAGGCTTCATTTTGTATTTACTTGCCCGCTTATTTGGTACGCGGGCGAAAGCCCGCAGCAGTATGGCTGCTATTTTAAGTCAGGGTGGGGAATTCGCTTTTGTCATTTTTACTGCCGCAGAGACGAAAGGTATTTTACAGCCTGAACTCACATCATTTTTGCTGGTTGTGGTGAGTCTGTCTATGGTGACAACACCACTGTTGTTACTTGTGCAGAAAAAATGGTTTGAACGCCGGTTAAATGTGGGAAATGATGAGCCGGTTGAAGATGTGGAAAATCATGATCCCAGAGTGATTATTGCCGGGTTTGGTCGTTTTGGTCAGATTGTCGGGCGTTTGATGTATGCAAATAAGATCAAAGTAACCATTCTGGAAAGTGATGCCAGTCAGATAAAAGTACTGAGAAAGTACGGGTATCAGGTCTTTTATGGTGATGCGAGTAATTTAGAGTTACTCCGGGCTGCGGGAGCAGATACGGCAGAAGCAATTGTGATTTGTACCGATGTGCCGGATGAAGTGATGAAAATCGTCAGCCTGTGTCAGCAATTCTTCCCGAATCTGAGGATCTTAGCCCGGGCAAGAAGTCGGATTGAGGCTTATCAGTTACTCAATCACGGTATTGAAAATTATTCCCGGGAAACCTTTCTGGGCGCATTAGATTTAGGGCGTCAGGTCTTAGTTGAACTTGGTGTTCATCCTTATCAGGCGAAACGAGCTGAATCACATTTTCGAAAACTTGATAACGTTATGCTAAAGGAATTATTACCGCTTCATAATGAAGATCAACAGTTATCAATTCGGGCGAGAGAAGCCAGAAAAGATTTGGAAGAGATTTTTGGCCGTGAGATGGATCGCGATCGCCAGGCCCGGGATTTCTGGGAAAAAGAACAGGACTAG
- the kefG gene encoding glutathione-regulated potassium-efflux system ancillary protein KefG encodes MKGYDLFSAFPKVLVIFAHPEPQNSVANQVLIKAIESLEHVTVHDLYAIYPDFFIDVNAEQALLERFDVIVFQHPLYMYSCPALLKEWFDRVLCKDFAFGSQSLLQGKIWRSVITTGGRKAAYGDKGYNRYPLEEILQPFELTASLCRMQWMKPLVMYWSHNITDAERHKHAENYRRWICNPVDGDEGV; translated from the coding sequence ATGAAAGGGTATGATTTATTTTCTGCATTCCCCAAAGTACTGGTGATTTTTGCTCATCCTGAGCCACAAAACTCTGTAGCAAATCAGGTTCTGATTAAGGCAATTGAATCTCTTGAACATGTGACTGTGCATGATTTATATGCAATTTATCCGGATTTTTTTATTGATGTAAATGCAGAGCAAGCATTACTGGAAAGATTCGATGTGATCGTTTTTCAGCATCCGCTTTATATGTATTCATGTCCGGCGTTACTGAAAGAATGGTTTGACCGTGTCCTTTGTAAAGATTTTGCTTTTGGTTCTCAGAGCCTTTTGCAGGGTAAAATCTGGCGGAGTGTGATTACGACGGGTGGCCGAAAAGCTGCATATGGAGATAAAGGATACAACCGTTATCCGCTGGAAGAAATTTTGCAGCCGTTCGAGTTGACCGCATCACTGTGTCGCATGCAATGGATGAAGCCATTGGTGATGTACTGGTCGCATAATATTACCGACGCCGAGCGTCATAAGCATGCAGAAAATTACCGGCGATGGATTTGTAATCCTGTTGATGGCGATGAGGGAGTGTAA
- a CDS encoding TIGR02444 family protein produces the protein MNQALTQVSLTLEHLWQFSLQYYSVRDVKEACMSLQNNYHGNVNLLLLLKWLDEQQVSIKEQDWNKVITCINRSEILLHGFRDLRRKLKSHLPDTLYRESLQFELQLEKQQQSDLVECINTLTLQPPASVALTLYYCKQLGAEHLADIFSKPASFPKQQKI, from the coding sequence ATGAATCAGGCCCTCACTCAGGTTTCATTAACACTTGAACACTTATGGCAATTCAGTTTGCAGTATTACAGTGTGCGGGATGTAAAGGAAGCCTGTATGAGCCTTCAGAATAATTATCACGGTAATGTCAACCTGTTATTGCTGTTGAAATGGCTTGATGAACAACAAGTCAGTATCAAAGAGCAAGACTGGAATAAGGTTATCACCTGTATTAACCGCTCTGAAATTCTGCTACATGGATTCCGTGATTTAAGAAGAAAGCTGAAAAGTCATCTCCCGGACACGCTGTACCGGGAGTCTCTCCAGTTTGAATTACAACTCGAAAAGCAACAGCAATCTGATCTGGTAGAATGTATCAACACCCTGACGCTGCAGCCGCCAGCTTCTGTTGCCTTGACACTTTACTACTGTAAGCAGTTAGGTGCGGAGCACTTAGCTGACATTTTTTCTAAACCCGCATCATTCCCTAAACAACAAAAAATATAG
- a CDS encoding hydrolase: MTLFSFIPASGGVNPHTQTLLPRFIRKKNLFIPHWESISTPDDDVLDIAWSENPHSESAQDKPVFILFHGLEGSFNSPYANGLMHAFAEKGWLAVMMHFRGCSGKPNLQARAYHSGETKDPHHFLQMLTERFPHSYKIATGISLGGNMLANYLVEFAKEPLLNAATIISAPFDLAACSDRINDGFSKVYQRYLLSSLKKNALQRIQILRQKIPVTSDAIQSLTTLKNFDDLITAPLHGFSDASHYYHQCSAIHKLAQIKLPTLIIHARDDPFMTASVIPSEPLPETINYQLLAHGGHVGFLSGSIFKPVFWLEQTLPAYYAKHVE; the protein is encoded by the coding sequence ATGACACTATTCTCTTTTATACCTGCCTCCGGCGGAGTCAACCCGCATACACAAACACTGCTTCCCAGATTTATCCGGAAAAAAAACCTGTTCATACCTCATTGGGAGAGCATCTCAACGCCAGACGATGATGTTCTGGATATCGCATGGAGTGAAAATCCTCATTCTGAATCCGCCCAGGATAAGCCGGTGTTTATTCTGTTTCATGGCCTGGAAGGTAGCTTTAACAGCCCTTATGCGAATGGATTGATGCATGCCTTTGCTGAAAAAGGGTGGCTTGCAGTCATGATGCATTTCCGTGGATGCAGCGGAAAGCCAAATTTACAGGCCCGGGCTTATCATTCAGGTGAAACCAAAGATCCACACCATTTCCTGCAAATGCTGACTGAGCGATTTCCGCATTCGTACAAAATAGCAACAGGTATCTCGCTGGGTGGAAATATGCTGGCGAATTATCTGGTTGAATTTGCCAAAGAACCACTACTCAACGCCGCAACAATTATCTCTGCACCATTCGACCTTGCAGCCTGCTCAGATAGAATTAATGATGGTTTCTCTAAAGTATATCAGCGTTACCTGCTTAGCTCTCTGAAGAAGAACGCCTTGCAACGCATTCAAATTCTACGGCAAAAAATACCAGTGACAAGCGATGCGATTCAAAGCCTGACCACACTGAAAAATTTTGATGATTTAATTACAGCGCCACTCCATGGGTTCTCGGATGCCAGTCACTATTATCATCAATGTTCTGCGATTCATAAGCTGGCACAAATCAAGCTACCAACGTTAATTATTCACGCACGGGATGATCCATTTATGACTGCATCAGTCATTCCTTCCGAACCACTGCCTGAAACAATTAATTATCAACTACTTGCTCATGGCGGACACGTTGGTTTTCTTAGCGGCAGTATTTTTAAACCGGTCTTCTGGCTGGAACAAACACTTCCTGCTTACTACGCTAAACACGTAGAATAG
- a CDS encoding YheV family putative zinc ribbon protein — MRQKKRFIAGANCPKCSGSDSLCWWVENNVEHVECVDCGFTEQRLPKGLDSKQRNQEQMIGIFKPE, encoded by the coding sequence GTGAGACAGAAAAAAAGGTTTATTGCAGGGGCAAACTGCCCAAAATGTTCGGGTTCAGATTCATTATGTTGGTGGGTGGAAAACAATGTCGAGCATGTTGAATGTGTGGATTGTGGTTTTACTGAACAACGTTTACCAAAAGGTCTGGATTCAAAACAACGGAATCAGGAACAGATGATTGGTATTTTTAAGCCGGAATAA
- a CDS encoding YheU family protein has product MIVPWQEISPDALENLIREFVLREGTDYGESEIPLKIKIEQIKQQLKTGEAVVVYSELHETVDIQLNRYQ; this is encoded by the coding sequence ATGATTGTTCCCTGGCAAGAAATATCACCTGACGCGCTGGAAAACCTGATTCGGGAATTTGTCCTGCGGGAAGGCACAGACTACGGTGAGAGCGAAATACCACTGAAAATAAAGATAGAGCAAATCAAACAACAGCTAAAAACCGGAGAAGCTGTCGTCGTCTATTCCGAATTACACGAGACTGTAGATATTCAACTAAACAGATACCAGTAA
- a CDS encoding ABC transporter ATP-binding protein codes for MITFSDIQLLRGGKPLLEQACATIHPGDKIGLVGKNGSGKSTLFALLKDELTIDAGNFSQPSHWELAWVAQETPALEREALEYVIDGDREYRELERRLQQAEADGKGSLIAELHGHLEQVGGYSIRARAAELLNGLGFSQEQMQWHLTQFSGGWRMRLNLAQALICRSDLLLLDEPTNHLDLDAIMWLERWLQTYPGTLILISHDRDFLDPIVKRIIHIENHQLNEYTGNYSSFETQRAEKLLQQQAQFQKQQKQIAHMQSYIDRFRYQATKARQAQSRIKALERMEKVLPAQFDNPFSFNFRTPDALPSPILMMEDVNAGYDDKLILSQIRLNLVPGSRIGLLGRNGAGKSTLIKLLSGSLSPQSGELTYSQGVKVGYFAQHQLETLHPEETPLQHLMQIAPDKTEQELRDYLGSFGFRGEEALDKVAPFSGGEKARLVLALLVWQKPNLLLLDEPTNHLDLDMRQALTMALQTFEGAMVIVSHDRYLLRATTDDLYLVHDQLVAPFDGDLNDYYKWLTELQKQERKEQSPEKENPTNTLSKKEQKRKEAEFRQKTAPIRKKLTQLEQDIDKLQLILSNIEQQLADTTLYNAENKTKLNQVIADQAKAKATLEQTESQWMEQQEILEQMEQESNAI; via the coding sequence ATGATTACTTTTTCTGATATTCAGTTATTACGTGGCGGAAAGCCACTTTTAGAGCAGGCTTGTGCAACGATTCATCCGGGCGACAAAATCGGATTAGTCGGGAAAAACGGCTCAGGGAAGTCCACCCTGTTTGCACTATTAAAAGATGAACTCACTATTGATGCGGGGAATTTTTCTCAGCCTTCACACTGGGAGCTGGCCTGGGTGGCGCAGGAAACACCCGCTCTGGAAAGAGAGGCGCTGGAGTATGTGATTGACGGCGACCGTGAATACCGCGAACTGGAAAGGCGTTTGCAGCAGGCAGAAGCTGATGGCAAGGGTTCATTAATTGCAGAATTACATGGTCACCTCGAACAGGTGGGTGGCTACAGTATTCGCGCCCGGGCAGCAGAGTTACTCAACGGCCTTGGCTTTTCTCAGGAGCAAATGCAATGGCATCTGACTCAGTTTTCAGGTGGCTGGCGAATGAGACTCAACCTCGCACAGGCACTGATTTGCCGGTCTGACTTACTTCTGTTGGATGAACCAACCAACCACCTTGATTTGGATGCTATCATGTGGCTGGAGCGATGGTTACAAACCTATCCGGGAACGCTCATCCTGATTTCACACGACCGGGATTTTCTCGACCCAATCGTAAAGCGAATCATCCATATAGAAAACCACCAACTCAATGAGTACACCGGCAACTATTCTTCTTTTGAAACACAAAGGGCAGAAAAACTACTGCAACAACAAGCGCAGTTCCAGAAACAGCAGAAACAAATTGCCCACATGCAAAGTTATATTGATCGTTTCCGGTATCAGGCAACGAAAGCCCGTCAGGCGCAAAGCCGGATTAAAGCACTGGAACGCATGGAAAAAGTACTCCCGGCTCAATTTGATAACCCGTTTTCATTCAACTTCAGAACCCCGGACGCTCTGCCCAGCCCGATTTTAATGATGGAAGATGTCAATGCCGGTTACGATGACAAACTGATTTTATCTCAGATTCGCCTCAACCTGGTGCCGGGAAGCCGGATTGGATTACTGGGAAGAAACGGTGCCGGAAAATCCACCCTGATCAAATTACTTTCAGGTTCGCTCTCACCACAAAGTGGCGAGCTGACATATTCACAAGGTGTTAAAGTTGGTTACTTCGCACAGCACCAGTTAGAAACGCTTCATCCGGAAGAAACCCCCTTACAACACTTAATGCAAATCGCCCCTGATAAGACGGAGCAGGAACTCAGAGATTACCTCGGCAGCTTCGGGTTCAGGGGGGAAGAGGCACTGGATAAAGTCGCGCCATTTTCCGGCGGAGAAAAAGCACGTCTGGTGCTGGCATTACTGGTCTGGCAGAAACCAAATCTGTTACTGCTGGATGAGCCGACCAACCATCTGGATCTGGATATGCGTCAGGCTCTGACGATGGCTTTACAAACCTTTGAAGGTGCAATGGTGATTGTCAGTCACGACCGTTACCTGCTCAGAGCAACAACCGATGATCTTTATCTGGTTCATGACCAGCTGGTCGCACCTTTTGACGGGGACTTAAATGACTATTACAAATGGTTAACGGAATTACAAAAACAGGAAAGAAAAGAGCAGTCTCCGGAGAAAGAAAATCCAACCAATACGCTCAGTAAGAAAGAACAAAAAAGAAAAGAAGCCGAATTTCGCCAAAAAACGGCGCCAATTCGCAAGAAACTGACACAACTGGAGCAGGATATCGATAAATTGCAGCTGATTCTCAGCAATATAGAGCAGCAATTAGCGGATACCACGCTTTATAATGCTGAAAACAAAACTAAACTTAATCAGGTAATCGCAGATCAGGCGAAAGCGAAAGCAACACTGGAACAAACAGAATCTCAGTGGATGGAACAACAGGAAATTCTGGAACAGATGGAGCAGGAATCCAACGCAATATGA
- the astA gene encoding arginine N-succinyltransferase, whose protein sequence is MLIIRPIALADYSALHRCAVESGHGFTSLPENEELLNYRIEHSVYSFAKADITAPTDEGYLMVGIDSESGVAVGTTAIEASVGWDLPFYSYHIDTIVHSSRRLGVNKIVKLLSFGNNYTGCSELCSLFLLPRFREGLNGKLMSKCRFLMMAEHPERFSSTIIAEMRGVSDEQGNSPFWQWLQEHFFGIDFTLADYLAGSGHKGFIADLMPKLPIYVNLLSKEAQAVIGQVHDKTRPALKILEDEGFTCRDYVDIFDAGPTVECHLKHIRSVRNSFSAKVIIQDKVHGMSVLVSNTSVENFRAVMADVLLDEDRENVMISSEAAKALLVDNGDRVRILVNH, encoded by the coding sequence ATGTTGATTATTCGTCCCATTGCTTTGGCTGATTATAGCGCACTCCATCGTTGTGCTGTTGAATCCGGTCATGGCTTTACTTCATTGCCGGAAAATGAAGAGCTGTTGAATTACCGTATCGAACATTCTGTATATAGCTTTGCCAAAGCGGATATTACAGCACCAACTGATGAAGGTTATTTGATGGTCGGTATCGATTCCGAAAGTGGCGTTGCAGTCGGAACGACGGCGATTGAAGCTTCAGTAGGCTGGGATCTGCCATTTTATAGTTATCATATTGATACTATTGTTCACTCCTCCCGTCGTTTAGGCGTGAATAAAATTGTCAAATTATTAAGTTTTGGTAATAACTATACCGGCTGTTCCGAGCTTTGTTCTCTGTTTCTTTTACCGCGTTTCCGGGAAGGCCTGAATGGTAAATTAATGTCCAAATGTCGCTTTTTAATGATGGCAGAACACCCGGAAAGATTTTCTTCAACTATCATTGCAGAAATGAGGGGTGTTTCTGATGAGCAGGGAAACTCACCTTTCTGGCAGTGGTTACAGGAACACTTTTTCGGGATTGATTTTACACTGGCTGACTATCTTGCCGGCTCTGGTCATAAAGGGTTTATCGCGGATTTAATGCCTAAGTTACCCATCTATGTCAATTTACTGAGTAAAGAAGCGCAGGCTGTGATTGGCCAGGTCCATGATAAGACGCGGCCGGCATTAAAAATTCTCGAAGATGAAGGGTTTACCTGCCGGGATTATGTGGATATTTTTGATGCTGGCCCTACGGTGGAATGCCACCTGAAACATATTCGTTCAGTAAGAAACTCTTTTTCAGCGAAGGTCATCATTCAGGATAAAGTGCATGGTATGTCTGTGTTGGTCAGCAATACTTCAGTTGAAAACTTCAGAGCCGTCATGGCTGATGTATTGCTGGATGAAGACCGTGAAAATGTGATGATTTCTTCTGAGGCGGCGAAAGCTTTGCTGGTGGATAACGGAGATCGGGTTCGTATCTTAGTGAATCATTGA
- the slyD gene encoding peptidylprolyl isomerase produces MKIEKNVVVSLAYQLKLEDGVVADQSTVDAPLDYLHGHNNLIAGLENELEGKEAGDKFTATVLPADAYGEYNDALVQRVPANVFQGVDQIEPGMRFLAETDQGQIPVEITEVDGDEVVVDGNHMLAGQTLTFDVEVVALREATEQEIEHGHIHQEGGCCGGHGDCDHEHGDEKEGCCGGGEGGCGCH; encoded by the coding sequence ATGAAGATTGAAAAGAATGTTGTGGTTAGCCTTGCTTACCAGTTGAAACTTGAAGACGGTGTGGTGGCTGATCAGTCAACAGTTGATGCACCTTTAGATTATCTGCATGGACACAATAATCTCATTGCAGGGCTGGAAAATGAACTTGAAGGTAAAGAAGCTGGTGATAAATTTACTGCAACCGTTTTACCTGCTGATGCATACGGAGAATATAATGATGCATTAGTTCAGCGTGTTCCTGCTAATGTCTTCCAGGGGGTCGATCAAATTGAGCCGGGGATGCGTTTTTTGGCTGAAACCGATCAGGGGCAAATTCCTGTAGAAATTACTGAAGTGGATGGGGATGAAGTTGTCGTTGACGGAAACCATATGCTTGCGGGTCAGACACTGACTTTTGATGTTGAAGTTGTTGCGTTGCGTGAAGCAACAGAACAGGAAATTGAACATGGCCATATTCATCAGGAAGGCGGATGTTGTGGCGGCCATGGTGATTGTGATCACGAGCATGGCGATGAAAAAGAAGGTTGCTGCGGCGGTGGTGAAGGCGGCTGTGGTTGTCATTAA